In one window of Comamonas testosteroni DNA:
- a CDS encoding GGDEF domain-containing protein, translating into MFSNNDFILVLTPSLAILVLAAILSVAWLVQRSQRFLLWQSCAYSLTALPLGAQSLLPLEELNRYALLIGSFYLLSAWCLARSWAERWRVSTQPHAALLIAIVTLAALYQFSQIEPNAWARVSSFSVGSSLVLLLPILEVRSKKNSFDWLDQSLLWLSILFTAYTFTRPVLIWLLGYSDLRSLPSSPYWILTLLSILNFSLLFTVVMTAIAVKETVVKLRMERDFDALTQILNRRSFQEYAQKRLDDLRLYPMAVLACDIDHFKRINDAWGHERGDKVLQLVSAILQSNMREHDLVARFGGEEFVILLTNIALKDAEAIARQIQRDIGSSNDILPSGYRMTMSFGLSSITQAFQFERALKEADQLLYQAKNAGRDRVHVSGVDYPDIPIESTLQPDKMAA; encoded by the coding sequence ATGTTCTCGAACAATGACTTCATCTTGGTTCTGACGCCGTCGCTGGCGATACTGGTTCTGGCTGCCATATTGAGCGTTGCCTGGCTTGTCCAACGATCTCAGCGCTTTCTGCTTTGGCAATCTTGCGCCTATTCACTCACAGCACTGCCTCTCGGGGCGCAAAGCCTGCTCCCGCTCGAAGAACTCAACCGCTACGCCCTGCTCATCGGCAGCTTCTACCTGCTGAGTGCGTGGTGTCTAGCCAGAAGCTGGGCAGAGCGCTGGCGTGTATCCACCCAACCGCATGCAGCATTGCTCATCGCCATAGTCACCCTGGCTGCTCTCTATCAATTCAGCCAGATCGAGCCAAATGCATGGGCCCGGGTGAGCTCTTTCAGCGTGGGTTCCAGCCTTGTTTTGCTGCTCCCTATCTTGGAGGTCCGATCGAAGAAAAACTCATTTGACTGGCTCGATCAATCGCTGCTCTGGCTGAGCATCCTCTTTACCGCCTACACCTTCACTCGACCCGTCTTGATCTGGTTGCTGGGATATTCCGATCTCCGTTCCCTGCCAAGCTCGCCCTATTGGATCCTGACGCTGCTGAGCATTCTGAACTTCTCGCTGCTCTTCACCGTGGTGATGACCGCGATAGCGGTGAAGGAAACGGTTGTCAAGCTGCGCATGGAACGTGACTTTGATGCTTTGACGCAGATACTGAATCGGCGCTCCTTTCAGGAATACGCCCAGAAGCGTCTTGACGACCTGAGGCTCTATCCCATGGCTGTGCTGGCCTGCGATATAGATCACTTCAAACGCATCAACGACGCCTGGGGCCACGAGCGTGGCGACAAGGTTCTGCAGCTTGTCTCGGCGATTTTGCAAAGCAATATGCGAGAACACGACCTTGTCGCCCGATTTGGCGGTGAAGAGTTTGTGATTTTGCTGACGAACATTGCTCTGAAGGATGCCGAAGCCATCGCCCGGCAAATCCAGCGTGACATCGGCTCAAGCAATGACATTCTTCCATCAGGCTACAGAATGACCATGAGCTTTGGGCTTTCATCGATCACCCAGGCTTTTCAATTTGAGCGGGCCCTGAAGGAAGCGGATCAGCTCCTCTACCAGGCAAAGAATGCCGGGCGTGATCGGGTGCATGTGTCTGGAGTGGACTATCCGGATATACCGATCGAAAGCACACTGCAGCCAGACAAGATGGCTGCTTGA
- a CDS encoding GNAT family N-acetyltransferase, whose protein sequence is MATRRISVFQLLTTNGWSRRIPDRQFFERLVSASQQVVVAVSQDQVVGFARAITDGLSNGYLSMVVVAAEWRGKGIGTSLVEEIVSDDEGITWMLRASRSQAQAFFSKLGFTPSGDAMERARKRIG, encoded by the coding sequence ATCGCCACACGCCGCATCAGCGTATTTCAGCTTCTGACCACCAATGGATGGTCGCGCCGCATCCCGGACCGCCAATTTTTTGAGCGCCTTGTCTCAGCATCTCAACAAGTGGTCGTAGCCGTCTCCCAGGACCAGGTGGTCGGGTTTGCGCGTGCAATCACTGACGGACTGTCCAATGGCTATCTATCGATGGTTGTGGTGGCTGCGGAATGGAGAGGCAAGGGAATCGGCACAAGCCTGGTCGAAGAGATTGTGAGCGACGACGAAGGCATCACCTGGATGCTGCGAGCCTCTCGCTCGCAAGCACAAGCGTTTTTCTCGAAACTTGGATTTACGCCATCTGGCGATGCGATGGAGCGGGCCCGGAAACGCATAGGCTAG